In Mycolicibacterium phocaicum, one DNA window encodes the following:
- a CDS encoding dihydroorotase, whose translation MTVLIRGVRLYGEGDPVDVLIADGQIAEIGSGLTADEVIDAAGQIMLPGFVDLHTHLREPGREYAEDIETGSAAAALGGYTAVFAMANTDPVADTVVVTDHVWHRGQQVGLVDVHPVGAVTVGLDGKQLTEMGLMAAGAGQVRMFSDDGICVDDPLVMRRALEYAAGLGVLIAQHAEEPRLTVGAVAHEGPNAARLGLAGWPRSAEESIVARDAILARDAGARVHICHASTAGTVELIKWAKAQGISITAEVTPHHLLLDDSRLADYDGRNRVNPPLREASDAEALRQALADGVIDCVATDHAPHAEHEKMCEFAHARPGMLGLQTALSVVVETMVAPGLLSWRDVARVMSEAPAAIVGLPDQGRPLAVGEPANLTVVDPEATWTVQGTGLASRSDNTPYESMTLPATVTLTMLRGKVTARDGVSPA comes from the coding sequence ATGACGGTTCTCATTCGCGGGGTCCGGCTGTACGGCGAGGGTGATCCGGTCGATGTGTTGATCGCCGACGGGCAGATCGCCGAAATCGGTAGCGGTCTGACGGCCGACGAGGTCATCGACGCCGCCGGCCAGATCATGCTGCCCGGCTTCGTCGACCTGCACACGCACCTGCGTGAGCCCGGCCGCGAGTACGCCGAGGACATCGAAACCGGTTCGGCGGCAGCCGCACTCGGTGGTTACACCGCGGTGTTCGCGATGGCCAACACCGATCCGGTCGCCGACACCGTGGTGGTCACCGACCACGTCTGGCACCGCGGGCAGCAGGTCGGCCTGGTCGACGTGCATCCGGTCGGCGCCGTCACCGTCGGGCTCGACGGCAAGCAGCTCACCGAGATGGGCCTGATGGCCGCCGGTGCCGGTCAGGTCCGGATGTTCTCCGACGACGGCATCTGCGTCGACGATCCGCTGGTGATGCGCCGGGCGCTGGAATATGCTGCGGGACTTGGTGTTCTGATCGCCCAGCATGCCGAGGAACCGCGCCTGACCGTGGGCGCCGTCGCGCATGAGGGCCCGAACGCCGCCCGGCTGGGACTGGCCGGCTGGCCGCGCTCGGCGGAAGAGTCGATCGTCGCCCGCGACGCGATCCTGGCCCGCGACGCCGGTGCCCGCGTGCACATCTGCCACGCCTCCACGGCGGGCACCGTCGAATTGATCAAATGGGCCAAGGCCCAGGGCATCTCGATCACCGCCGAGGTCACGCCGCACCACCTGCTGCTCGACGACAGCCGGCTCGCGGACTACGACGGCCGCAACCGCGTCAACCCGCCGCTGCGCGAGGCCAGCGACGCCGAGGCACTGCGGCAGGCCCTCGCCGACGGGGTGATCGACTGCGTCGCAACCGATCACGCCCCGCACGCCGAGCACGAGAAGATGTGCGAATTCGCCCACGCCCGGCCCGGCATGCTGGGCCTGCAGACCGCGCTGTCGGTCGTCGTGGAGACCATGGTGGCGCCCGGATTGCTCAGCTGGCGCGACGTCGCCCGCGTGATGAGCGAGGCGCCGGCCGCCATCGTCGGTCTGCCCGACCAGGGCCGTCCGCTCGCGGTCGGCGAACCCGCCAACCTGACCGTGGTGGACCCCGAGGCGACCTGGACGGTGCAGGGCACCGGACTGGCCAGTCGCTCGGACAACACGCCGTACGAGTCGATGACGCTGCCCGCCACCGTCACCCTGACGATGCTGCGCGGCAAGGTCACCGCGCGGGACGGAGTCAGCCCCGCATGA
- a CDS encoding aspartate carbamoyltransferase catalytic subunit — MKHLLSASDLSRDAATAILDDADKFREALLGRDVKKLPTLRGRTVITMFYENSTRTRVSFEVAGKWMSADVINVSASGSSVAKGESLRDTALTLRAAGADALIIRHPASGAAQQLAAWTRDEHGGPSVINAGDGTHEHPTQALLDALTIRQRLGGLEGRRVVIVGDILHSRVARSNVSLLSTLGAEVVLVAPPTLLPVGVGDWPVTVSHDLDAELPAADAVLMLRVQAERMNGAFFPSAREYSVRYGLSEKRLAGLSEDTVVLHPGPMLRGMEIASSVADSSQSAVLQQVSNGVHVRMAVLFQLLVGAGPEGVGVIS; from the coding sequence GTGAAACACCTGTTGTCCGCCTCGGACCTGAGCCGCGACGCGGCGACGGCCATTCTCGATGACGCCGACAAGTTCCGCGAAGCGCTGCTGGGCCGCGACGTCAAGAAGCTCCCGACGCTGCGTGGCCGCACCGTCATCACGATGTTCTACGAGAACTCCACCCGCACGCGGGTGTCGTTCGAGGTGGCCGGTAAGTGGATGAGCGCCGACGTCATCAACGTCAGCGCCTCCGGTTCGTCGGTGGCCAAGGGCGAGTCGCTGCGGGACACCGCGCTGACCCTGCGCGCCGCGGGCGCCGATGCGCTGATCATCCGGCACCCGGCTTCCGGTGCGGCACAACAACTTGCGGCGTGGACCCGCGACGAACACGGCGGGCCGTCGGTGATCAACGCGGGTGACGGCACCCACGAGCACCCGACGCAGGCCCTGCTCGACGCGCTGACCATTCGCCAGCGCCTGGGCGGCCTCGAGGGCCGGCGCGTGGTGATCGTCGGCGACATCCTGCACAGCCGGGTGGCGCGCTCCAACGTCTCGCTGCTGTCGACGCTGGGCGCCGAGGTCGTGCTGGTGGCGCCGCCGACACTACTGCCGGTCGGGGTCGGGGACTGGCCGGTGACGGTCTCGCACGACCTGGACGCCGAACTGCCGGCCGCCGACGCGGTACTGATGCTGCGGGTGCAGGCCGAGCGGATGAACGGCGCCTTCTTCCCGTCGGCGCGCGAGTACTCGGTGCGCTACGGGCTGTCCGAGAAGCGCCTGGCCGGCTTGAGCGAGGACACGGTGGTGCTGCACCCCGGTCCGATGCTGCGCGGCATGGAGATCGCCTCGTCGGTCGCCGATTCGTCGCAATCAGCTGTACTGCAACAGGTTTCGAATGGGGTGCATGTTCGTATGGCGGTGCTGTTCCAGCTTCTCGTGGGTGCCGGACCTGAAGGGGTGGGGGTGATCTCATGA
- the pyrR gene encoding bifunctional pyr operon transcriptional regulator/uracil phosphoribosyltransferase PyrR, with translation MAVTGNDATGVPGGSDRELLSAADVGRTISRIAHQIIEKTALDAADAPRVVLLGIPTRGVTLATRIAEKVKEFSGVELPAGALDITLYRDDLNFKPPRALASTSIPEGGIDNATVILVDDVLYSGRSVRSALDALRDIGRPRMVQLAVLVDRGHRELPIRADYVGKNVPTSRTENVKVRLSETDGGDDHVSIAPYGGPTR, from the coding sequence GTGGCTGTCACAGGCAACGATGCAACTGGCGTGCCCGGCGGCTCGGACCGGGAACTGTTGTCCGCCGCTGATGTCGGCCGGACCATCTCGCGCATCGCGCACCAGATCATCGAAAAGACCGCGCTCGACGCGGCCGACGCCCCGCGCGTGGTGCTGCTCGGCATCCCGACCCGCGGCGTCACCCTGGCCACCCGGATCGCCGAAAAGGTCAAGGAATTCTCCGGTGTCGAGCTGCCGGCCGGCGCCCTCGACATCACGCTCTACCGCGACGACCTGAACTTCAAACCGCCGCGGGCGCTCGCCTCGACCTCTATTCCGGAGGGCGGCATCGACAACGCGACGGTGATCCTCGTCGACGACGTCCTGTACTCGGGCCGCTCCGTGCGCTCGGCCCTCGACGCGCTGCGCGACATCGGCCGCCCCCGCATGGTGCAGCTGGCGGTCCTCGTCGACCGCGGCCACCGCGAACTGCCCATCCGCGCCGACTACGTCGGCAAGAACGTCCCGACGTCGCGCACCGAGAACGTCAAGGTGCGGCTGTCAGAGACCGACGGCGGAGACGATCACGTCTCCATTGCGCCCTATGGAGGACCCACCCGGTGA
- a CDS encoding MFS transporter, whose amino-acid sequence MPDVAADPSTPSTPMNKVAFASFIGTAIEFYDFYIYGTAAALIFPQVFFPNLPPAMATISSLATFAVAFLARPIGAAVFGHFGDRLGRKKTLVATLLIMGLSTVGVGLVPSSATIGLAAPIILLILRVFQGFAVGGEWAGSALLSAEYAPVGKRGTYGMFTQLGAGAGLAVSNLVVLIANVTIGEKSPVFLDWGWRLPFLFSAVLLAVALYVRLTIDETPVFVAEQKRGTVPRAPFSELVRRQGKQVLLGAGCMVGIFTMSFLGGTYLMSYASTRIHHPRTLILSVGVLAGVSLMVFSAISAVLCDRYGRRRVILVGFGLALPWAFLVMPLIDSGSPVGFAVAIAGIFCIFGLAYGPIGAFLPETFATRYRYTGAGMAFNLAGIVGGALPPLVAGPLVAALGSWAVGLMIAVFVLVSIVCTLVLPETRGTELDDTAGDMPDEDALAAC is encoded by the coding sequence CTGCCTGACGTGGCTGCAGACCCGTCGACCCCGAGCACACCGATGAACAAGGTGGCGTTCGCCAGTTTCATCGGCACCGCGATCGAGTTCTACGACTTCTACATCTACGGGACGGCCGCGGCGCTGATCTTCCCGCAGGTGTTCTTCCCGAACCTGCCGCCCGCCATGGCGACCATCTCGTCGCTGGCGACATTCGCGGTTGCGTTCCTGGCCCGCCCCATCGGCGCGGCGGTCTTCGGGCATTTCGGGGATCGGCTGGGCCGCAAGAAGACTCTCGTGGCGACGCTGCTGATCATGGGGCTGTCCACCGTCGGCGTCGGCCTGGTGCCCAGCTCGGCCACGATCGGCCTGGCAGCGCCGATCATCCTGTTGATCCTGCGGGTGTTCCAGGGTTTCGCCGTCGGCGGGGAATGGGCCGGTTCGGCCCTGCTGAGCGCCGAGTACGCGCCGGTCGGCAAGCGCGGCACCTACGGCATGTTCACTCAGCTGGGCGCCGGCGCCGGCCTGGCCGTCAGCAATCTGGTGGTGCTGATCGCCAACGTGACCATCGGGGAGAAGAGCCCGGTGTTCCTGGACTGGGGCTGGCGGCTGCCGTTCCTCTTCAGCGCGGTGCTGCTGGCCGTGGCGCTCTACGTGCGGCTGACCATCGACGAGACTCCCGTCTTCGTCGCCGAGCAGAAGCGCGGCACGGTGCCTCGCGCGCCGTTCTCGGAGCTGGTGCGCCGGCAGGGCAAGCAGGTACTGCTGGGTGCGGGCTGCATGGTCGGCATCTTCACCATGAGCTTCCTCGGCGGCACCTATCTGATGAGTTACGCCAGCACCCGCATCCACCATCCGCGGACGCTGATCCTGTCGGTCGGCGTCCTGGCCGGGGTGTCGCTCATGGTGTTCTCGGCGATCTCGGCGGTGCTGTGCGACCGGTACGGGCGGCGCCGCGTCATCCTGGTCGGGTTCGGGTTGGCGCTGCCGTGGGCATTCCTCGTCATGCCGCTCATCGACTCCGGCTCGCCGGTCGGGTTCGCGGTGGCGATCGCCGGCATCTTCTGCATCTTCGGGCTCGCCTACGGACCCATCGGCGCGTTCCTGCCTGAGACGTTCGCCACCCGCTACCGCTACACCGGGGCCGGCATGGCCTTCAATCTCGCCGGAATCGTCGGCGGCGCGTTGCCGCCGCTGGTCGCCGGCCCGCTCGTCGCCGCCCTCGGGAGCTGGGCGGTTGGGCTGATGATCGCCGTCTTCGTGCTGGTCAGCATCGTCTGCACGCTGGTGTTGCCCGAAACCCGGGGGACGGAGCTCGACGATACGGCCGGCGACATGCCCGACGAGGACGCCCTGGCGGCCTGCTAA
- a CDS encoding serine hydrolase domain-containing protein, translating into MNLDANTESVSAAIDTGLLAGAVTLVWQDGAVRQVNTLGHRDVEARLPMERDTVFRIASMSKPITVAAAMTLVDEGRLALTDPIANWIPELANPRVMTSIDGPLDRSVPARRPITVEDLMTHRGGLAYGFTVPPPLGKAYNKLQSLQDPDRWLAELGQLPLAHQPGDALTYSQSTDVLGFLLARVEGKPLPDVLAERIFKPLNMVDTGFAVTHSGRRRAATMYQLAADGDALRLQPGKMGPPQVMPPTFCAGGGGLWSTVDDYLTFARMLLAGGEVDGVRVLSEESVRAMRTDRLTAEQKSQNFLGAPFWIGRGFGLNLSLVTDEAKATPFFGPGGPGTFSWPGAFGTWWQADPNANLILIYLIQNQPELSVDAAAAVAGNASQANLRSARPKFAKRTYQALGL; encoded by the coding sequence GTGAATCTCGACGCGAACACCGAATCGGTCAGCGCGGCGATCGACACCGGCCTGCTGGCCGGCGCGGTCACGCTGGTGTGGCAGGACGGCGCGGTGCGGCAGGTCAACACGCTCGGCCACCGCGACGTGGAAGCCAGGCTGCCGATGGAACGCGACACCGTCTTCCGCATCGCGTCGATGTCCAAGCCGATCACCGTGGCGGCGGCCATGACGCTCGTCGACGAGGGCCGGCTGGCCCTGACCGATCCCATCGCGAACTGGATTCCCGAGCTGGCCAACCCGCGTGTGATGACGAGCATCGACGGGCCGCTGGACCGGTCCGTGCCGGCCCGGCGGCCCATCACCGTCGAGGACCTGATGACGCATCGCGGCGGCCTGGCCTACGGGTTCACGGTGCCGCCGCCACTGGGCAAGGCCTACAACAAGCTGCAGTCGCTGCAGGATCCGGATCGCTGGCTGGCCGAGCTGGGACAGCTGCCGCTGGCTCATCAGCCCGGTGACGCGCTGACCTACAGCCAGTCGACCGACGTGCTGGGCTTCCTGCTGGCGCGCGTCGAGGGCAAGCCGCTGCCAGATGTGTTGGCGGAACGCATCTTCAAACCGCTGAACATGGTCGACACCGGGTTCGCGGTGACGCACTCGGGCCGGCGCCGTGCCGCGACCATGTACCAGCTGGCCGCCGACGGCGACGCCCTGCGCCTGCAGCCCGGGAAGATGGGGCCGCCGCAGGTGATGCCGCCGACCTTCTGTGCCGGCGGCGGCGGACTCTGGTCGACCGTCGACGACTATCTGACATTCGCGCGGATGCTGCTGGCCGGCGGCGAGGTCGACGGCGTGCGGGTGCTGTCGGAGGAATCGGTACGGGCCATGCGCACCGACCGGTTGACGGCCGAGCAGAAGTCACAGAACTTCCTGGGCGCGCCGTTCTGGATCGGCCGCGGCTTCGGGCTGAACCTGTCGCTGGTCACCGACGAGGCGAAGGCCACGCCGTTCTTCGGTCCGGGCGGCCCCGGCACATTCAGTTGGCCGGGTGCCTTCGGCACGTGGTGGCAGGCCGACCCGAACGCGAACCTGATCCTGATCTACCTGATCCAGAATCAGCCCGAACTCAGCGTGGATGCCGCGGCTGCCGTTGCCGGCAATGCCTCGCAGGCCAATCTCCGTTCCGCGCGACCGAAATTCGCGAAGCGTACCTACCAGGCGCTGGGCTTGTAG
- a CDS encoding sulfatase-like hydrolase/transferase, giving the protein MADIDRRTVLKGTAAAAGVAAAGIGGYQFLSRAGREHSAGRPNILAIIVDQMRAPQWFPDARQLGELLPNLDRLRQRSVSFESHYSASNMCTPSRGVLTTGLYSHQTGCLYTGEGPTESTLAPRFPTWGTMLRDQGYQTWWWGKWHLGHIADTNPDGLDAHGFSGGTYPSPNGGPNQGLKVDGSIADQFDGWFADHAGSGPWCTTVSLVNPHDICWWPRNPLPDDVPHVFSGTPVNFENADDLRRRGKPQLQIDYMNFMSPLMTGPVPYSGPDMAAQWARCLDNYLWLHQQVDVQIGRVLDTLASRPDVERDTVVVFTSDHGEYAGSHGLRGKGAAIYEESIRVPLYIHDPAGHLTPKPGERRRQLTSSVDIAPLLLTIAAGGNGWRSDSRYAYLQARGDIAAIAADPGAAGRPWVAHATDDMSVEEMATLMKSPAVQKMFGGAPVPTEIPTSAPSHIVAVRTPDAKLGRYSYWQPGGMEADHARKVDYELYDYESPGGAHELDNQAGRSGKQAKLQALLEGEVLPELRAPLPAWMHDAQEQGMADMQRLTAARAG; this is encoded by the coding sequence ATGGCGGACATCGACCGGCGCACCGTCCTCAAAGGCACGGCGGCGGCAGCGGGGGTGGCCGCGGCGGGGATCGGTGGCTACCAGTTCCTGTCGCGGGCGGGCCGGGAGCATTCGGCGGGCAGACCCAACATCCTGGCGATCATCGTCGACCAGATGCGGGCGCCCCAATGGTTTCCCGATGCCAGACAGCTCGGCGAACTACTGCCCAACCTGGACCGCCTGCGGCAGCGCAGCGTGTCCTTCGAGTCGCATTACTCGGCATCCAACATGTGCACGCCATCGCGCGGCGTCCTCACCACCGGGCTTTACTCGCACCAGACGGGGTGCCTGTACACCGGGGAGGGACCCACCGAATCCACGCTGGCGCCCCGCTTTCCGACGTGGGGCACCATGCTGCGCGACCAGGGCTACCAGACCTGGTGGTGGGGGAAGTGGCACCTGGGCCACATCGCCGACACCAACCCGGACGGCCTTGACGCCCATGGCTTTTCCGGCGGCACGTACCCGTCGCCCAACGGCGGCCCCAACCAGGGGCTCAAGGTCGACGGCAGCATCGCCGACCAGTTCGACGGCTGGTTCGCCGACCACGCCGGCAGCGGCCCGTGGTGCACCACGGTGTCCCTGGTGAACCCGCACGACATCTGCTGGTGGCCGAGAAACCCGCTGCCGGACGACGTTCCGCACGTGTTCTCCGGGACGCCCGTCAACTTCGAGAACGCCGACGATCTCCGACGGCGCGGCAAGCCGCAGCTGCAGATCGACTACATGAACTTCATGTCGCCGCTGATGACCGGCCCGGTGCCGTATTCGGGTCCCGACATGGCCGCGCAGTGGGCCCGGTGCCTCGACAACTACCTGTGGCTGCACCAGCAGGTGGATGTCCAGATCGGCCGCGTCCTCGACACTCTGGCCTCCCGCCCTGATGTCGAACGCGACACCGTCGTCGTGTTCACCTCCGACCACGGCGAGTACGCCGGATCGCACGGCCTGCGCGGCAAGGGTGCGGCCATCTATGAAGAGTCCATCCGGGTGCCGCTGTACATCCACGACCCGGCGGGTCACCTGACCCCCAAACCGGGTGAGCGCCGGCGTCAGCTCACCTCGAGCGTCGACATCGCGCCGCTGCTGCTCACCATCGCCGCGGGCGGCAACGGCTGGCGATCGGACAGCCGCTACGCCTACCTGCAGGCGCGCGGCGACATCGCCGCCATCGCGGCCGATCCCGGTGCGGCGGGCCGCCCCTGGGTGGCCCACGCGACCGACGACATGTCGGTCGAAGAAATGGCGACGCTGATGAAATCGCCTGCGGTACAGAAGATGTTCGGCGGCGCTCCGGTGCCCACCGAGATTCCGACCTCGGCGCCCAGCCACATCGTCGCGGTGCGGACACCCGATGCGAAGCTCGGCCGCTACTCGTACTGGCAGCCCGGCGGCATGGAGGCCGATCATGCCCGCAAGGTCGACTACGAGCTCTACGACTATGAATCGCCCGGGGGCGCACACGAACTCGACAACCAGGCGGGCCGCAGCGGCAAGCAGGCCAAGCTGCAGGCGTTGCTCGAGGGCGAGGTGCTGCCCGAGCTGCGGGCACCGCTGCCGGCCTGGATGCATGACGCCCAGGAGCAGGGCATGGCCGACATGCAGCGGCTGACCGCCGCCCGGGCCGGCTAA
- a CDS encoding FAD-dependent monooxygenase gives MVQQTVLISGAGVAGPALAHWLAGNGYRVVIVEAAPSMRPGGQTVDLRGAGREVVTRMGLLPTMTERCLFQRGIAWVRADGTRRAEMPVEAFDGNGIVSALEILRGDLTDVLYQATRDVAEYRFGTRISALEADESGVRATLTDGSVVEADLVVGADGPHSAVRQLTFGPEEQFVRRLGGYNAWFTAPDMIGLDGWYLMFQAAGGLNASLRPSHDAATAKAGLAFRSEPLEYDRRDPDAQRALLAERFRDAGWYCDELLSAAAESDDFYFDDFVQVHMDTWSAGRITLCGDAGYCASPLSGMGTSLALVGAYVLAGELGPAAALDAAGIAPALRRYETVMRPYVDRCQDLPGGLDGYAPMSERQIAGAASAMKWVQRWPLRRYAGRKWFATAESIDLPDYQPR, from the coding sequence ATGGTGCAGCAGACGGTGTTGATCAGCGGCGCCGGAGTCGCCGGACCGGCCCTGGCCCACTGGCTGGCCGGCAACGGCTATCGGGTGGTCATCGTCGAGGCGGCACCGAGTATGCGCCCGGGCGGGCAGACGGTCGACCTGCGCGGCGCGGGTCGCGAGGTGGTCACCCGAATGGGCTTGTTGCCCACGATGACCGAGCGGTGCCTGTTTCAGCGCGGCATCGCCTGGGTGCGAGCCGACGGCACGCGGCGTGCGGAGATGCCGGTCGAGGCGTTCGACGGCAACGGGATCGTCTCGGCACTCGAGATCCTGCGCGGTGATCTGACCGACGTGCTCTACCAGGCCACCCGGGACGTGGCCGAGTACCGCTTCGGCACGCGGATATCCGCGCTCGAGGCGGACGAGTCCGGGGTCCGCGCCACGCTGACCGACGGCTCCGTGGTGGAGGCCGACCTGGTCGTCGGCGCCGACGGCCCGCATTCCGCGGTACGGCAGTTGACATTCGGCCCGGAGGAGCAGTTCGTTCGCCGCCTCGGTGGCTACAACGCGTGGTTCACCGCACCGGACATGATCGGGCTCGACGGCTGGTACCTGATGTTCCAGGCGGCCGGCGGGCTCAACGCCTCACTGCGGCCGTCGCACGACGCGGCGACCGCCAAGGCGGGTCTGGCATTCCGGTCCGAGCCGCTCGAGTACGACCGTCGCGACCCGGACGCGCAGCGCGCGCTCCTGGCCGAACGCTTCCGCGACGCTGGCTGGTACTGCGACGAACTACTCAGTGCCGCAGCGGAATCCGACGACTTCTATTTCGACGATTTCGTCCAGGTACACATGGACACCTGGTCGGCCGGCCGCATCACGCTGTGCGGTGATGCCGGGTACTGCGCATCGCCGCTGTCCGGCATGGGCACCAGCCTGGCGCTGGTCGGGGCCTATGTGCTGGCCGGGGAACTCGGGCCGGCCGCGGCGCTCGACGCGGCCGGCATCGCACCGGCGTTACGGCGCTACGAGACGGTCATGCGGCCGTACGTCGACCGGTGCCAGGACCTCCCCGGCGGCCTCGACGGGTATGCGCCGATGTCCGAACGCCAGATCGCGGGTGCGGCCTCCGCCATGAAGTGGGTGCAGCGCTGGCCGCTGCGGCGGTACGCCGGCCGCAAGTGGTTCGCCACGGCCGAGTCGATCGACCTGCCCGACTACCAACCGCGCTAA
- a CDS encoding AraC family transcriptional regulator yields MDRESAALIPTSVLVNVVDVADRAGLPTEQWLAAAGLTAATLNSPETRVSFRQAALVLRRAVRAMPDRGLGIDVGARDMFVSFGVLGLAIRSAENLGAAMQVGLELHQSAGSLMDVGAELIGDTFALRAYERRPEPELLPFLCEELFCSVLVTVRTVLELPQQTPEYVQVSYPPPVYAQRYREFFGCPVLFNADANRLAFPDPLWSQRLPRADPATHAVAVAACRDMVTQGEQPTDVVRTVETMLRESVRDPLTMAQVAKRLNITERTLRRRLSAGGQQFIALRDKVRSERARYLVRETAMPIHAIATEVGFTDPREFRRAYIKWTGHPPTHDR; encoded by the coding sequence GTGGACAGGGAAAGCGCGGCGCTCATCCCGACGTCGGTGCTCGTCAACGTCGTCGACGTCGCCGACCGTGCCGGTCTGCCCACCGAGCAATGGCTGGCGGCGGCGGGGCTGACGGCCGCGACGCTCAATTCGCCCGAGACCCGGGTGTCGTTCCGGCAGGCGGCGCTCGTGCTGCGGCGTGCCGTGCGTGCCATGCCGGACCGGGGCCTGGGCATCGACGTCGGGGCCCGCGACATGTTCGTGTCGTTCGGCGTGCTGGGCCTGGCCATCCGTTCGGCCGAAAACCTCGGTGCGGCAATGCAAGTGGGTCTGGAATTGCACCAGAGCGCCGGCAGCCTGATGGACGTCGGCGCCGAGCTGATCGGCGACACTTTCGCGCTGCGCGCCTACGAGCGCCGCCCCGAACCGGAGCTGCTGCCGTTCCTGTGCGAGGAGTTGTTCTGCAGCGTGCTGGTCACCGTGCGGACCGTGCTCGAGCTGCCGCAGCAGACACCCGAGTACGTCCAGGTCAGTTACCCGCCGCCGGTGTACGCGCAGCGATACCGCGAATTCTTCGGCTGTCCGGTCCTGTTCAACGCCGACGCCAACCGGCTGGCGTTCCCGGACCCGCTGTGGTCGCAGCGGCTACCGCGCGCCGATCCGGCGACGCACGCCGTCGCCGTCGCCGCGTGCCGCGACATGGTGACGCAGGGCGAGCAGCCGACCGACGTGGTGCGGACGGTCGAGACGATGCTGCGCGAGAGCGTGCGCGACCCGCTGACCATGGCCCAGGTCGCCAAGCGGCTCAACATCACCGAACGCACATTGCGGCGGCGCCTCAGTGCCGGTGGGCAGCAGTTCATCGCATTGCGCGACAAGGTGCGCAGTGAACGCGCGCGGTACCTGGTCCGCGAGACCGCGATGCCGATCCACGCCATCGCCACCGAGGTCGGATTCACCGATCCGCGGGAATTCCGCCGGGCGTACATCAAATGGACGGGTCATCCGCCCACGCACGACCGTTAG